Below is a window of Alphaproteobacteria bacterium DNA.
TTCCAAGGCGCAGGTCATTGGCGGCGATGCATTGGTGACCAATGAATTCTGGTCCATCACCGGCAATGCTGGCGAAGGCGTGTTGATGACCTTTGGCCCAGACCCACGCAAGAATGCCGATGCGAAAACCGTGGTGGCAGAATTCCATAAGCAAAACTATGAGCCGGAAGGTTACACGCTCTATTCCTATGCATCGGTTCAGATATTTGCCGATGCCATTAAAAACGCAGGCGCGAATGATGTAACCAAAGTGACCAAAGCCATGCATGGCGATAAATTCAAAACCGTATTGGGTGAATTAGGCTTTGATGCCAAGGGCGATGTGCTGGCACCCGCCTATGTGTTGTATATCTGGAAAGATGGGAAGTATGCGGAGCGGTAATCACTCGGCAGTTTACTGGCTGGCCTTCATATCCGCCAATTCGTCATTGTATTCCTGCGCGTAATCGCAGTTCTTCATGTGATCGAACCACGGGCCGCCGCGTGTGTAATGCACGATGGAGGGCGGGGTGGCTTCTTTCTTGTTATGGCCTTCCAGCCAGTTCCAGCGCGTGGGCAGGCTGCCAATCTCCTCATCCTTCAGCCAGCAAAAACGGTGCAGATCACGCCCCGGCACGGTGTTGATGAGTTCCACGGTCAACGCGTTGTTCGATGGATGGTCAGTATTGAACATCATCAGCGATGACCAGTTCTTGCGCGCATAGCGTACCTGCATCTGCGCATCCATCTTCACGGTTTCGGTCGGTTCATGCACGTGTTGCACGCACATCACGGCGTATTTGGGGTCCGCTAATTTCAACAAATTGGCAATATCATCGAGCCACAAAAAATCGCAGTCACAAAAGATCGCCCACTGCGTTGCCGGAAAATGCGATTTGCTGAGAATGGGCGTGAGAAAGCGGGAGATAGCGAATTCGGTGCTCATCGGCGCATCGGAGATCAGATCGAACATTTGCCCGTTGCGTTTAGAATAAAGCCGCGTGTAGCGTTTTTGCGCGCGCATTTCTGGCAACTTAATCGGCGCGATGTCCACAGGGATGCTGGCCCGCTTTTTTACCGAATGAACACATACATTATATGCTTCGTCTTCGCGGGGATCATATCCGACAAATAAAGAAACAGGCATGGCGCACCAAAAGGGCAAGAGGGACTGGTAAATTATTACAGTCCATTTATATTAGTATTGAGTTAACACCCGCCGCAACCCTTCGTGCCCAGTTGAACATTATGTCGCCTATTATCCTTCCCTATAAGGGTGTTATGCCCACCATTGATCCCACAGCCTATATTGCGCCTGGCGCCGTTGTGGTGGGCGATGTGCATATTGGTGCACATAGTTCCGTGTGGTTTGGCTGCGTTCTGCGCGGTGATGTGAATGTTATCCGCGTGGGTGCGCGCACCAATATTCAGGATGGGACGATTGTGCATGTGACCTATGGCGGTCAAGGCACGCATATTGGTGATGATGTGACGATTGGCCACATGGCCCTTTTGCATGATTGCACGCTGGACGATCACTCCTTCATTGGTATGAAAGCCGCGATTATCGATAAGGCGCGGGTAGAGAGTTTCGCGATGGTGGGGGCAGGCGCGTTGGTAACCCAGAATAAGGTCGTGCCATCCAAACAATTATGGGTTGGTTCGCCTGCCAAATACGCGCGTGATTTAAAGGACGAAGAAATCGCTGAAATCAAGCATCGCGCGGAGCACTACGTGAATATCGCCGCGAATTACATGGCGCATATTGCGTGTGTCAGTTAGCCTTTACACGCACATAACTGCCGGGTGCATCTTCAATCGCATTTTTGGCTGGATGGCGTGCCGGAACTTGTTCACCCGCATAATGGGTAAGCCATGATACCCATTCCGGCCACCATGAGCCGTCATGTTTTACCGTTGCGCCCATCCAGGTGTCCGGGCTTTTGGGAAGGCGCGGATTGGTCCAATAATTATATTTATTTCCCGTCGCCGGATTAACTACGCCTGCAATATGGCCTGAAGCCGAAAGTGTGAAGCGTACAGGGCCTTTCATCAGCAATGAACCCGCATAGGTTGATTTCCACGGCGAGATATGATCATCGCGCGTGGAAAGGAAAAAAGCTGGCGTGTCGATAAGGGTAAGGTCAATTACGGTGTTTTTCAGCTTCATCTGACCTTTGGCCAGTTTGTTTTGCTGATACATCTCGCGCAGATAAAAACTGTGCATGGCAGCGGGCATGCGGGTGGAATCCGAATTCCAATATAACAAATCAAACGGGAAGGGTTCTTTGCCCATCAAATAATTATTTACAACAAACGACCATATAAGGTCATTGGCGCGCAGCATATTGAAGGTTGTGGCCATGGCATTGGCATCAAGATAGCCTTGCGCGCTCATGCGTTCTTCCATGGCCTGCAATTGTTCATCATCAATAAATACCGATAACTCTCCGGCTTCCGCAAAATCGAGCATGGTGACCAGATAGGTTGCACAGGCAACCGTTGGCAGTTTCGCTTTTTCATCCGGATGTTTGGCAAGATAGGCCAGCATGCAAGCAAGCAATGTGCCACCAAGGCAGTAGCCGACAATATTGATATTGGCTTCCCCCGTTATGCGTGCGATTTCTGTCATCGCCGCCATGGGACCTTCGGTCATATAGTCTTCGAACGATTTATTCGATAGGGATTCATCCGGGTTTACCCAAGAAATAATAAATACGGTGTGGCCTTGTTCCAGTAAATATTTGACGTAGGATTTCTTTTCTCCCAGATCAAGGATGTAATACTTGTTAATCCAGGGCGGGATAATGAGCAGTGGTGTAGCAAACACATTTTCCGTGAGCGGTGAGTACTGGATAAGCTGCATCAAATCGTTTTGATAAATAACCTTCCCCTTGGTGGTGGCAAGATTGCGCCCGACTTCAAAGGCTTTTTCATCCGTCATGGCGATTTTCAATTCGCCGTTGCCGCGTTCCAGATCATTGAGAAGATTTTCAAGCCCCTTGATAAGATTTTCGCCACCGGTTTCAACGGTGCGTTGCAAAACATCAGGATTGGTCATTAAAAAATTGCTGGGCGAAATCGCATCAACAAACTGGCGCGTGTAAAAATCGACCTTGCGCGCGGTTTTATCATCGAGGCCCTTGGTTTCACGTACTGTATTTTGCAGCCAACGTGCCGAAAGCAGATAGGATTGCTTGATGTAATCAAACACCGTTCCTTCGTTCCAACCCGGGCTTTGGAAGCGGCGGTCGTTTTGCGCAGGAGAAATAACAGGCTGCACATGTTGCTCGCCCATGAACCGCATAGCGGTTGCGTTCCATAATTTCAGATAATCTTGCCAAAGATTGATGCTCGCTGTTATCAGCTTGTCGGGGTTTTGCATCATCGCCTGCGTCAAATCGAGGAAGGCGGCAGAGATATTTGCAATCTCCATCTGGCTCGCATGGGTCTTGTTTTCCTGCTGGCGTTCCAAGAACTCACGCATCAATTTCTGGCTTTGCTCGCCAATGCGCACCATGGCTTTGGCCAGTTCCACGGGGTCTGGGACCTTAACTTCTTCCTTGTTTTCGGATGAGGGTGGCTTGGTTTTCTTGGTGCTCATGACATATTAATAAATAGACTTGCAACGCGGGCCCAGCGTAGGCATTTTACAAAGGGCACTTTATAGGTCTTCTTTAGGAAAAACAACGAGATGCGACTTTTCTTTCAACTATTTTGTGGGGGCATGCTTTTATGCCTCGCCGCATGTGC
It encodes the following:
- a CDS encoding glycosyltransferase, translated to MPVSLFVGYDPREDEAYNVCVHSVKKRASIPVDIAPIKLPEMRAQKRYTRLYSKRNGQMFDLISDAPMSTEFAISRFLTPILSKSHFPATQWAIFCDCDFLWLDDIANLLKLADPKYAVMCVQHVHEPTETVKMDAQMQVRYARKNWSSLMMFNTDHPSNNALTVELINTVPGRDLHRFCWLKDEEIGSLPTRWNWLEGHNKKEATPPSIVHYTRGGPWFDHMKNCDYAQEYNDELADMKASQ
- a CDS encoding gamma carbonic anhydrase family protein, giving the protein MSPIILPYKGVMPTIDPTAYIAPGAVVVGDVHIGAHSSVWFGCVLRGDVNVIRVGARTNIQDGTIVHVTYGGQGTHIGDDVTIGHMALLHDCTLDDHSFIGMKAAIIDKARVESFAMVGAGALVTQNKVVPSKQLWVGSPAKYARDLKDEEIAEIKHRAEHYVNIAANYMAHIACVS
- the phaC gene encoding class I poly(R)-hydroxyalkanoic acid synthase, which encodes MSTKKTKPPSSENKEEVKVPDPVELAKAMVRIGEQSQKLMREFLERQQENKTHASQMEIANISAAFLDLTQAMMQNPDKLITASINLWQDYLKLWNATAMRFMGEQHVQPVISPAQNDRRFQSPGWNEGTVFDYIKQSYLLSARWLQNTVRETKGLDDKTARKVDFYTRQFVDAISPSNFLMTNPDVLQRTVETGGENLIKGLENLLNDLERGNGELKIAMTDEKAFEVGRNLATTKGKVIYQNDLMQLIQYSPLTENVFATPLLIIPPWINKYYILDLGEKKSYVKYLLEQGHTVFIISWVNPDESLSNKSFEDYMTEGPMAAMTEIARITGEANINIVGYCLGGTLLACMLAYLAKHPDEKAKLPTVACATYLVTMLDFAEAGELSVFIDDEQLQAMEERMSAQGYLDANAMATTFNMLRANDLIWSFVVNNYLMGKEPFPFDLLYWNSDSTRMPAAMHSFYLREMYQQNKLAKGQMKLKNTVIDLTLIDTPAFFLSTRDDHISPWKSTYAGSLLMKGPVRFTLSASGHIAGVVNPATGNKYNYWTNPRLPKSPDTWMGATVKHDGSWWPEWVSWLTHYAGEQVPARHPAKNAIEDAPGSYVRVKAN